The proteins below are encoded in one region of Ascochyta rabiei chromosome 9, complete sequence:
- a CDS encoding Phosphatidylserine decarboxylase, which produces MSTASAKTNANTPATTNINPEQAVAFAALILADDNLAITPEKLQALLKVAGIESIEPIWTTLFANALQNKDVKDILTTVATSGPKAGGDTAQHMHCDGALGDGDAGDDEIDICVGLDSDDEAMFGCSLFD; this is translated from the coding sequence ATGTCTACCGCCTCAGCCAAGACCAACGCCAACACGCCTGCTACCACCAACATCAACCCCGAGCAAGCCGTCGCTTTCGCAGCTCTCATACTGGCCGACGACAACCTTGCCATCACACCCGAGAAGCTCCAGGCCCTCCTCAAAGTCGCCGGTATCGAGAGCATCGAGCCTATCTGGACCACTCTCTTTGCAAACGCCCTCCAAAATAAGGACGTCAAGGATATCCTCACCACAGTCGCCACTTCCGGCCCTAAGGCCGGAGGTGACACCGCCCAACACATGCACTGCGATGGTGCACTGGGAGACGGTGATGCTGGAGACGACGAGATTGATATCTGTGTTGGACTGGACAGTGACGACGAAGCCATGTTCGGATGCAGTTTATTTGATTGA
- a CDS encoding L-lactate dehydrogenase (cytochrome) → MRVSALAFASVALAARPFLNEPNTGIEDQLGSIVPNGTLAPLENIVGLPDFEWAARRYMNTSSYTYYRNGAAGEWSYRNNLEVFTRHRLRPRVLNDITNVAASLPTTLLGHNFSAPFFISPCARGGYAHPDGELNFVKGAAARDILYMPSLYSSQSFDAIYAEAANTTQPLFQQVYLTNNLTETQALFTKIEKTAKAKAIILTVDSPGDGIRHRAARYGVGSADINLSLLTWDLYRQFSEMTSLPIIPKGIQTVEDAQEAIKNGAKAIFLSNHGGRQLDTSPSSLEIALEINREDPDLFNQVEVYADGGVRYGSDVLKLLALGVKAVGLGRPFMYSNVYGAEGVEKAIDILKYELINDAANLGVGDLKKIGPQYVDFKNSINNWYS, encoded by the coding sequence ATGCGCGTCTCAGCACTCGCCTTTGCGTCCGTAGCGCTAGCTGCACGACCCTTTCTCAACGAGCCTAACACAGGCATTGAGGACCAGCTCGGCTCTATCGTCCCCAATGGCACGCTTGCGCCTCTCGAGAACATTGTTGGCCTTCCCGACTTTGAATGGGCAGCCCGCAGGTACATGAACACCTCCTCATACACATACTACCGCAACGGTGCTGCTGGCGAGTGGTCGTACCGCAACAATCTTGAGGTCTTTACACGCCACCGTCTCCGACCCCGCGTCCTAAACGACATCACCAACGTTGCCGCTTCGCTGCCTACTACCCTGCTGGGTCACAATTTCTCGGCGCCTTTCTTTATCTCCCCATGCGCTCGCGGCGGCTACGCCCATCCTGACGGAGAGTTGAACTTCGTCAAGGGCGCTGCCGCTCGTGATATCCTGTACATGCCATCGCTCTACTCTTCCCAGAGTTTTGATGCCATCTATGCTGAGGCCGCCAACACCACCCAGCCTCTCTTCCAGCAGGTTTACCTCACCAACAACCTGACTGAGACCCAAGCGCTCTTCACCAAGATTGAGAAGACGGCCAAGGCCAAGGCCATCATTCTCACCGTCGACTCTCCAGGTGACGGCATTCGCCACCGCGCAGCCCGCTACGGTGTCGGCTCCGCGGACATCAACCTCAGTCTGCTGACCTGGGACTTGTACCGTCAGTTCTCGGAAATGACTTCCCTTCCCATCATTCCCAAGGGTATCCAGACTGTCGAAGACGCACAGGAGGCGATCAAGAACGGCGCCAAGGCTATCTTCCTCTCCAACCACGGTGGACGCCAACTTGACACTTCACCCTCGTCTCTCGAGATCGCGCTCGAGATCAACCGCGAGGACCCTGATCTGTTCAATCAGGTTGAGGTCTACGCTGACGGAGGCGTGAGGTATGGTTCTGATGTCCTCAAGCTTTTGGCTCTTGGCGTCAAAGCTGTCGGTCTGGGCAGGCCATTCATGTACAGCAATGTCTACGGAGCTGAGGGTGTCGAGAAGGCCATTGACATTCTGAAATACGAGCTTATCAACGATGCGGCGAACTTGGGTGTGGGTGACCTGAAGAAGATTGGTCCTCAGTATGTGGACTTCAAGAACAGCATCAACAACTGGTACAGCTAG